In a single window of the Streptobacillus ratti genome:
- a CDS encoding LacI family DNA-binding transcriptional regulator: MDEKVTIKTIAKIAEVSTKTVSKVINNQSGVKLSTRNKVLDIMKEYNYSINYNAKRLSESKSRNIALVANISKKHPLNKNYIIMQYILEIIKDYEVIVYNSVKDLQENPYGGISKGYYDGIILLNPKYIEDIEYVKKSNLPFVISGIYGNYSYVGTDQFQSGIIATEHLIEQNCKNILFLLDNKKSFTAIKKIQGYKEALKTNGIKYFEENVIDGFSSPESVEQYISNLYIKNKLPDAILLDSDYPVFGALRAFTKLGIKCPEDIKVLTFGDTFICSALTPSITAIKQNFELIAKKLLEILIDKIENENKIDKSFEIASELIVRESTKK; encoded by the coding sequence ATGGACGAAAAAGTAACGATTAAAACTATAGCTAAGATTGCAGAAGTATCAACAAAAACAGTATCAAAAGTAATAAATAATCAAAGTGGAGTAAAACTTTCAACAAGAAATAAGGTTTTAGATATCATGAAAGAATATAATTATAGTATAAACTACAATGCTAAAAGATTATCTGAGAGTAAATCAAGAAATATAGCATTGGTTGCTAATATATCTAAAAAACATCCACTTAATAAAAACTATATTATTATGCAATATATTTTAGAAATAATAAAAGATTATGAGGTTATAGTATATAACTCTGTAAAAGATTTACAAGAAAATCCATATGGTGGAATATCAAAAGGTTATTATGATGGAATAATATTATTAAATCCTAAATATATTGAAGATATAGAATATGTTAAAAAAAGTAATTTACCTTTTGTAATTTCAGGGATATATGGTAACTACAGTTATGTAGGTACAGATCAATTTCAAAGTGGTATTATTGCAACAGAACATTTGATAGAACAAAATTGTAAAAATATACTCTTTTTATTAGATAATAAAAAGAGTTTTACAGCAATTAAGAAGATACAAGGATATAAAGAAGCATTGAAAACGAATGGTATTAAATATTTTGAAGAAAATGTTATAGATGGTTTTTCTTCTCCTGAAAGTGTAGAACAATACATTTCAAACTTATATATTAAAAATAAATTGCCAGATGCAATATTACTAGATTCAGATTATCCAGTATTTGGAGCATTAAGGGCCTTTACTAAATTAGGTATTAAATGTCCAGAAGATATTAAAGTATTAACCTTTGGAGATACCTTTATATGTTCTGCACTTACACCATCTATAACGGCAATAAAACAAAATTTTGAATTAATTGCTAAAAAACTATTAGAAATATTAATAGATAAAATAGAAAATGAAAATAAAATAGATAAAAGCTTTGAAATTGCATCAGAGTTAATAGTTAGAGAATCTACAAAAAAATAG
- the uxaC gene encoding glucuronate isomerase yields MSFINHNFMLHNDISKKLYNIAKDKKIIDYHCHLDPKLIAEDKEFEDITEIWLLGDHYKWRAMRANGVNENNITGNVSNKEKFKAWAYTLENTVGNPLFHWSAMELKKYFNIDDLLNKENWEEIWEKSNKVIKEKKLSPKKLIEMSNVEYVCTTDGPLDDLRYHDEIKKDINFNVRVEPGFRPDMFFNIYSDNFLSLVNKLSEITGKNISTYREYIEAMYERIKYFNDKGCTVSDHGISKLEFSKYSEEEVKEIFNKILNRENITNDEYKKYLTSFLVDLSKKYKEYGWVMQLHFGAIRNNDATLLDTIGFDAGSDSIMDQGNVAENLNLLISLMKANGTLPKFIVYNLDPSQNNMVACSLANFSSNLPKGYLQYGSGWWFNDTKEGMLRQLKSLADQGLLMNFVGMLTDSRSFVSYIRHDYFRRILCEFIGDLVIKGEIPNDDRLLTKLIENISYRNALEYFGLE; encoded by the coding sequence ATGAGCTTTATAAATCATAATTTTATGTTACATAATGACATATCAAAAAAGCTATATAACATTGCAAAGGATAAAAAGATAATAGATTATCATTGTCATTTAGATCCTAAATTAATAGCTGAAGATAAAGAATTTGAAGATATTACAGAAATTTGGTTATTAGGCGACCACTATAAATGGAGAGCCATGAGAGCAAATGGAGTAAATGAAAATAATATTACTGGTAATGTGAGTAATAAGGAAAAGTTTAAAGCATGGGCATATACTTTAGAAAATACAGTAGGTAATCCTTTATTTCATTGGTCAGCTATGGAATTGAAAAAATATTTTAATATAGATGATTTGTTGAATAAAGAAAATTGGGAAGAAATATGGGAAAAATCAAATAAGGTAATTAAGGAAAAAAAATTAAGTCCTAAAAAATTAATAGAAATGTCAAATGTAGAATATGTTTGTACAACAGATGGTCCACTTGATGATTTAAGATATCATGATGAAATTAAAAAAGATATTAATTTTAATGTTAGGGTAGAACCTGGATTTAGACCTGATATGTTTTTTAATATATATAGCGATAACTTTTTATCATTAGTTAATAAACTTTCTGAAATTACAGGAAAAAATATTAGTACATATAGAGAATATATTGAAGCTATGTATGAAAGAATAAAATATTTTAATGATAAGGGTTGTACTGTATCTGACCATGGAATATCTAAATTAGAATTTAGTAAATATAGTGAAGAAGAAGTAAAAGAAATATTTAATAAGATATTAAATAGAGAAAATATTACTAATGATGAGTATAAAAAATATTTAACATCATTTTTAGTAGACTTATCTAAGAAATATAAGGAATATGGGTGGGTAATGCAGCTTCATTTTGGTGCAATTAGAAATAATGATGCAACATTACTTGACACTATAGGATTTGATGCAGGTTCTGATTCAATAATGGATCAAGGAAATGTTGCAGAAAATCTAAACCTTTTAATTTCATTGATGAAAGCAAATGGGACATTACCTAAATTTATAGTATATAACTTAGATCCTAGTCAAAATAACATGGTAGCATGTAGTTTAGCTAATTTTAGTTCAAATCTTCCAAAAGGATATTTACAATATGGTTCAGGTTGGTGGTTTAATGATACTAAAGAGGGTATGTTAAGACAACTTAAATCACTAGCAGACCAAGGATTATTAATGAATTTTGTGGGAATGTTGACAGATTCAAGAAGTTTTGTTTCATATATTAGACATGACTATTTTAGAAGAATACTTTGTGAATTTATTGGTGATTTAGTAATTAAGGGTGAAATACCTAATGATGATAGGTTACTTACAAAATTAATAGAAAATATTTCATATAGAAACGCTTTAGAGTATTTTGGATTGGAGTAA
- the uxuA gene encoding mannonate dehydratase produces MKMTFRWYGKDDPVTLKNIRQIPGMTGVVTAVYTVQVGEIWPMEDLIELKEMVNSHNLDMEVIESIPVHEDIKLRRGKYQEYIENYKENIRRCAKVGVKTICYNFMPVFDWTRSQLDKVLHDGSKALVYYKSQIEKLDPTKLALPGWDSSYSPEQVKELIEAYQKLGEEELWSNLKLFLDEIIPVAIECDIDMGIHPDDPPWPIFGIPRIIKNEADLDRFLSLYDVKNNGLTLCSGSLGCNAENDFVAMVKKYAGMGRVPFAHLRNVKILEDGSFEESAHLSSEGSLDFAEIVKAYYDAGFTGYVRPDHGREIWGEKAKPGYGLYDRALGATYINGLWEMCKKIKGE; encoded by the coding sequence ATGAAAATGACATTTAGATGGTATGGGAAAGATGATCCTGTAACACTAAAAAATATCAGACAAATACCGGGAATGACAGGTGTAGTTACAGCAGTATACACTGTTCAAGTAGGTGAAATTTGGCCTATGGAGGATTTAATAGAATTAAAAGAAATGGTAAATAGTCATAATCTTGATATGGAAGTTATTGAAAGTATTCCTGTTCATGAGGATATTAAGTTAAGAAGAGGGAAATATCAAGAATATATAGAAAATTACAAAGAAAATATTAGAAGATGTGCAAAAGTTGGAGTTAAAACTATTTGCTATAACTTCATGCCAGTATTTGACTGGACTAGAAGTCAATTAGATAAGGTTTTACATGATGGTTCAAAAGCATTGGTTTACTATAAATCACAAATAGAAAAACTTGACCCAACAAAACTTGCACTTCCTGGTTGGGATTCATCATATAGTCCTGAGCAAGTGAAAGAATTAATAGAAGCATATCAAAAATTAGGTGAAGAGGAATTATGGAGTAATTTAAAATTATTCTTAGATGAAATAATTCCTGTTGCAATTGAATGTGATATAGATATGGGTATACATCCAGATGATCCGCCTTGGCCAATATTTGGGATACCAAGAATAATTAAAAATGAAGCAGACTTAGATAGATTTTTATCTCTTTATGATGTTAAAAATAATGGGCTTACATTATGTTCAGGTTCTCTTGGTTGCAATGCTGAAAATGATTTTGTTGCGATGGTTAAAAAATATGCTGGAATGGGAAGAGTCCCTTTTGCACATTTGAGAAACGTTAAAATTTTAGAAGATGGAAGTTTTGAAGAATCAGCACATTTATCTAGTGAGGGTTCTCTTGATTTTGCAGAAATAGTTAAGGCATATTATGATGCAGGATTTACAGGATATGTAAGACCTGACCATGGTAGAGAAATATGGGGAGAAAAAGCAAAACCAGGATATGGACTTTATGATAGGGCTTTAGGGGCTACATATATTAATGGATTATGGGAAATGTGTAAAAAAATTAAAGGAGAATAA